A region from the Mercenaria mercenaria strain notata chromosome 7, MADL_Memer_1, whole genome shotgun sequence genome encodes:
- the LOC123555298 gene encoding FMRFamide peptide receptor frpr-18-like, which produces MARNVSLSGDMDNNSALNAYNSTINNNLKEAGNDIALVERYAVPIICTLGLLGNTMSFIVFIQKFLRQKSCSLFLAARSLSDNGFLITLMIMWTSSVFDLRLSRIAGICQIIVFLTYVFGCLSVWLVVFVTTENYIRICKPFMVSSLCQTTKAKYAVIILLICVLCCYNFPLWTMTEECIPNEKHHNFLKIMVYVDSVLTLVAPTAIMVFLMYRIAMSSLSSCKRRRRLSSSSSQRISNLTTKVTTMLLAVTLIFIALNLPLHVVRLRLLIISFIKDQLDISTPLDLIIQCISQLIYYLSLSVNFVIYYLFGSTFRKTFKGLFRGKTKNVYAQTEYSVILSSKARKVGLGSQPATDGGITNNNLLKPNDINGERPLRRVRSSEM; this is translated from the coding sequence ATGGCGCGCAATGTTTCTCTAAGTGGAGACATGGACAACAATTCTGCATTGAATGCTTACAATTCCACTATCAACAACAATCTGAAAGAAGCGGGGAATGACATCGCTCTTGTTGAAAGATATGCCGTACCAATAATATGTACGCTTGGTTTGTTAGGAAATACTATGTCATTTATTGTATTTATCCAAAAGTTCTTAAGACAAAAATCGTGCAGTTTATTTCTAGCGGCCCGAAGTCTCAGCGATAATGGATTTCTAATCACTCTAATGATAATGTGGACTTCTTCCGTGTTTGACTTACGACTCAGCAGAATAGCTGGAATATGTCAGATCATAGTTTTCTTGACATATGTTTTCGGATGTCTTTCAGTTTGGCTTGTTGTATTTGTGACGACAGAAAATTATATCAGGATATGTAAACCATTTATGGTTAGTAGTTTATGTCAGACAACGAAAGCCAAATATGCTGTGATAATTTTACTGATATGTGTGTTATGTTGCTATAACTTTCCACTGTGGACGATGACCGAAGAATGTATTCCAAACGAGAAACATCACAACTTTCTTAAAATCATGGTTTACGTGGATAGTGTGCTTACACTTGTTGCTCCAACAGCGATTATGGTATTTCTTATGTATCGGATAGCAATGTCTTCTCTCTCATCTTGTAAACGACGGCGCCGGCTAAGTTCATCTTCATCACAAAGAATCAGCAATCTGACGACAAAAGTAACAACAATGCTCCTCGCCGTCACGCTAATATTTATTGCCCTGAACCTGCCTTTACACGTTGTGAGATTGCGACTCCTCATAATATCATTCATTAAGGACCAGTTAGATATATCCACACCGCTTGATTTAATAATTCAGTGTATTTCACAACTGATATATTATCTATCTCTTTCGGTAAACTTTGTCATTTACTACCTTTTCGGTAGTACATTCAGGAAGACATTTAAAGGCCTCTTCCGTGGCAAGACAAAAAATGTGTATGCTCAAACTGAGTATAGTGTAATATTATCATCTAAGGCACGCAAAGTTGGACTTGGTTCTCAGCCTGCAACTGATGGCGGAATTACTAACAATAACCTTTTGAAACCTAATGACATAAATGGTGAAAGACCATTACGGAGGGTTAGGAGTTCtgaaatgtaa